From the Streptomyces sp. Tu 2975 genome, one window contains:
- a CDS encoding Lrp/AsnC family transcriptional regulator: MDLDRIDLAVVRELQTDGRLTYETLAQRVGLSRPATRARVQRLLDSGAVRVVAVVHPVVRGLTASAHLSIDTHGPAERVAREIAAMPQAPFVTLTAGRRAVMAELRTEGFDALDRAIERVRSLPGVSTVDPLISVRHMKDPYLLADNPGAHELDDTDRTILNELEQDGRLPFAELAERVGLSPGATRSRTLRLLEGGVVKVLALVRPELLGLGYLCGFAVRVDGEREPVASTLVDWKRVSFLSACNGRAELVGTISAESLGAVRATLDDMRTCPGVRGVESWVHLELIKERYDMDAPNRRGPAAP; this comes from the coding sequence GTGGATCTGGACCGCATCGACCTGGCCGTCGTCCGCGAACTGCAGACCGACGGCCGTCTCACCTACGAGACACTGGCGCAGCGCGTGGGCCTGTCCCGCCCCGCGACCCGGGCCCGTGTGCAGCGGCTGCTCGACTCCGGGGCGGTCCGGGTCGTCGCCGTCGTCCACCCGGTGGTCCGCGGGCTGACGGCGTCCGCACATCTGTCGATCGACACGCACGGCCCGGCGGAACGGGTGGCGCGGGAGATCGCGGCGATGCCCCAGGCTCCCTTCGTCACGCTCACCGCCGGACGGCGGGCCGTCATGGCCGAGCTGCGCACAGAGGGCTTCGACGCCCTGGACCGCGCGATCGAGCGGGTGCGGTCACTGCCCGGCGTCTCCACCGTGGACCCGCTGATCAGCGTCCGGCACATGAAGGACCCCTACCTGCTGGCCGACAACCCGGGCGCGCACGAGCTGGACGACACCGACCGGACGATCCTGAACGAGCTGGAGCAGGACGGCCGCCTACCCTTCGCCGAGCTGGCCGAGCGGGTCGGCCTGTCGCCGGGAGCCACCCGCTCGCGGACCCTGCGCCTGCTGGAGGGCGGGGTCGTGAAGGTGCTCGCCCTGGTGCGGCCCGAGCTGCTGGGCCTCGGCTACCTCTGCGGTTTCGCCGTACGGGTCGACGGCGAGCGCGAACCGGTCGCCTCCACGCTCGTGGACTGGAAACGCGTGTCCTTCCTGTCCGCGTGCAACGGCCGCGCCGAACTCGTCGGCACGATCAGCGCGGAGTCGCTCGGCGCGGTCCGCGCCACCCTCGACGACATGCGGACCTGCCCGGGAGTGCGCGGCGTGGAAAGTTGGGTGCACCTGGAGCTGATCAAGGAGCGCTACGACATGGACGCGCCGAACCGCAGGGGTCCGGCGGCCCCGTGA
- a CDS encoding DUF3040 domain-containing protein, with protein sequence MTEPDIDPLHDLEAQTRRSDPRFAHGLRTAHPRRPREYRRRRGRAWALLVLASAMLVTGMVLPQGLLLASGLVVAGMATSLLDPPKDPGRRPELPLHAPARPVPAANPRA encoded by the coding sequence ATGACGGAGCCCGACATCGATCCACTGCACGACCTCGAGGCGCAGACCCGGCGGAGCGACCCCCGGTTCGCCCACGGTCTGCGGACAGCGCACCCACGCCGGCCGCGCGAGTACCGGCGACGGCGCGGCCGGGCCTGGGCGCTGCTGGTCCTCGCGTCGGCGATGCTCGTCACGGGCATGGTGCTGCCGCAGGGCCTGCTCCTCGCGTCAGGCCTGGTCGTCGCGGGGATGGCGACGTCCCTGCTGGACCCGCCGAAGGACCCGGGCCGCCGCCCCGAGCTCCCCTTACATGCGCCGGCGCGTCCCGTCCCGGCAGCAAACCCCAGGGCCTGA
- a CDS encoding MazG-like family protein: MEHTDTGWETIGRLHDWLHAHTKYPPEQEVLLRVLKLSEEVGEVAEAVIGAKGQNPRKGTTHTWQDVEAELCDVIITAMVTLRTLSPDAAEVFASHLDRVASRSLSGPAEPQSL; this comes from the coding sequence ATGGAGCACACGGACACCGGCTGGGAGACGATCGGCCGCCTGCACGACTGGCTGCACGCGCACACCAAGTACCCGCCGGAGCAGGAGGTCCTGCTGCGCGTACTGAAGCTCTCCGAGGAGGTGGGCGAGGTCGCAGAGGCGGTCATCGGCGCGAAGGGCCAGAACCCGCGTAAGGGCACGACACACACCTGGCAGGACGTCGAGGCCGAGCTGTGCGACGTGATCATCACGGCCATGGTGACACTGCGCACGCTCAGCCCGGACGCGGCGGAGGTCTTCGCGTCACACCTCGACCGCGTGGCGTCCCGCTCACTCAGCGGGCCCGCGGAGCCTCAGTCCTTGTAG
- a CDS encoding cation:proton antiporter produces MGHADTLLAMGGAFLAAAVFARLGRRIGLPTIPLFILAGILLGPHTPGIVLVEDAHDFEMLSALGLVLLLFYLGLEFQLDDLRRGGRRLLTAGGVYLLLNVGAGLGFGFALGWGAREALVLAGVLGISSSAIVTKILLDLGRIARPETRLILGVTVVEDIFLALFLAALQPVISGAQGITETILQAAKAFGFLMVLAVAARYGTRLIGRLIAVRDNELLVISFLGAAILIAGVSEVLGVVDAIGAFMVGLILAGTPSGPRIRELVHPLRDAFAAIFFFAFGLAIDPADIASVTVPVAAAVTLTIAMNVAAGLFAARLYRYGPQPAANIATTLLGRGEFALILAAMAAGAGLDGRLAPFIAGYVLVLAVLGPIAAGRAHLLAHALKAARSLLRGGRAGPSTAAIPHTDPAPPPHGATASRPSGDITSPASAALSSDPER; encoded by the coding sequence GTGGGGCATGCTGACACCCTGCTCGCCATGGGCGGCGCCTTCCTGGCCGCCGCCGTCTTCGCCCGACTCGGCAGGCGGATCGGCCTTCCGACCATCCCGCTGTTCATACTCGCCGGCATCCTGCTCGGCCCGCACACTCCGGGCATCGTGCTGGTCGAGGACGCGCACGACTTCGAGATGCTCTCCGCGCTCGGGCTGGTGCTTCTGCTGTTCTACCTGGGTCTGGAGTTCCAGCTCGACGACCTGAGGCGCGGCGGCAGACGCCTGCTGACCGCCGGTGGTGTCTACCTGCTGCTGAACGTGGGCGCGGGCCTGGGATTCGGCTTCGCCCTGGGATGGGGCGCACGGGAGGCCCTGGTGCTCGCCGGCGTGCTGGGCATCTCCTCCTCCGCCATCGTCACCAAGATCCTCCTCGACCTCGGCCGCATCGCCCGCCCCGAGACCCGCTTGATCCTGGGCGTCACCGTCGTGGAGGACATCTTCCTCGCCCTGTTCCTGGCCGCGCTCCAGCCCGTCATCAGCGGCGCCCAGGGCATCACGGAGACGATCCTCCAAGCGGCGAAGGCGTTCGGATTCCTGATGGTGCTGGCCGTCGCGGCCCGCTACGGCACCCGCCTGATCGGGCGGCTGATCGCGGTGCGTGACAACGAACTGCTGGTCATCAGCTTCCTCGGTGCCGCGATCCTCATCGCCGGCGTCTCCGAGGTCCTGGGGGTGGTCGACGCCATCGGTGCCTTCATGGTCGGCCTGATCCTCGCCGGAACACCGTCCGGGCCGCGGATCCGCGAACTGGTGCATCCGCTGCGCGACGCCTTCGCCGCGATCTTCTTCTTCGCCTTCGGCCTGGCCATCGACCCGGCAGACATCGCCTCCGTCACCGTGCCGGTCGCCGCCGCCGTCACACTGACCATCGCCATGAACGTGGCAGCGGGACTGTTCGCAGCACGCCTGTACCGCTACGGCCCCCAGCCCGCCGCGAACATCGCCACCACGCTTCTGGGGCGTGGCGAGTTCGCGCTGATCCTGGCCGCCATGGCCGCCGGCGCGGGACTCGACGGCCGTCTCGCCCCGTTCATCGCCGGCTACGTCCTCGTCCTCGCCGTTCTCGGCCCCATCGCCGCCGGGCGCGCGCACCTGCTCGCCCACGCCCTGAAGGCCGCACGCTCCCTGCTTCGTGGCGGCCGGGCCGGACCCTCCACTGCCGCGATCCCGCACACCGATCCGGCTCCACCCCCGCACGGCGCCACCGCTTCCCGTCCCTCCGGCGACATCACCTCGCCGGCCTCAGCCGCCCTGTCCTCGGATCCGGAGCGATAG
- a CDS encoding SDR family oxidoreductase: protein MNAVVRIAVVTGAGSGIGRSVALELARAGQESATGSTARPRWALALAGRHDESLEETAALIRDVRPDADVVRVPTDVTDPEAVRALFATVRERYGRLDLLFNNAGTFGPGGIRFEDLEFSAWRKVVDTNLNGAFLCAQAAFRQMKDQDPQGGRIINNGSVSAHAPRPNSAPYTATKHALTGLTKSLSLDGRPYAIACGQIDIGNAATEMTDAMQSGVLQADGRLAPEPVMDAADVARTVRHMAELPLEANVQFVTVMATNMPFIGRG, encoded by the coding sequence ATGAACGCTGTAGTGAGAATCGCGGTGGTGACCGGTGCGGGCTCCGGCATCGGCCGGAGCGTGGCACTGGAACTGGCACGGGCCGGACAGGAATCGGCCACCGGTTCGACTGCCCGCCCGAGGTGGGCACTGGCGCTCGCCGGTCGGCATGACGAGTCGCTGGAGGAGACCGCGGCACTGATCCGTGACGTCCGGCCCGACGCGGACGTGGTCCGTGTGCCGACGGATGTGACCGACCCCGAGGCGGTGAGGGCCCTGTTCGCCACGGTGCGCGAGCGCTACGGGCGGCTCGACCTGCTCTTCAACAACGCGGGCACGTTCGGGCCCGGCGGCATCCGCTTCGAGGACCTGGAGTTCTCCGCCTGGCGCAAGGTCGTCGACACGAACCTGAACGGCGCGTTCCTGTGCGCACAGGCGGCGTTCCGCCAGATGAAGGACCAGGACCCGCAGGGCGGCCGGATCATCAACAACGGCTCCGTCTCCGCACACGCGCCGCGCCCGAACTCCGCGCCGTACACCGCGACCAAGCACGCCCTGACCGGCCTGACGAAGTCCCTCTCGCTGGACGGCCGTCCGTACGCGATCGCCTGCGGCCAGATCGACATCGGCAACGCGGCGACCGAGATGACCGACGCCATGCAGTCGGGCGTCCTCCAGGCCGACGGCCGGCTGGCGCCGGAGCCGGTGATGGACGCGGCCGACGTGGCCCGGACCGTACGGCACATGGCGGAACTGCCGCTGGAGGCGAACGTGCAGTTCGTGACGGTGATGGCGACGAACATGCCGTTCATCGGGCGGGGCTGA
- a CDS encoding alkaline phosphatase D family protein, giving the protein MTPAHTIHSPELRAAARHFGRRTFLTTTSAAAALAFAVNLPGTAHAGTVDGRKLTENPFTLGVASGDPRPGSVVLWTRLAPRPYEPGSGMPDARVQVQWEVAHDAAFARIAKRGSVTAHPEFGHSVHVEAPGLAADRVYHYRFRTGTWISPAGRTRTAPAPGAVLGRLKLAAVSCQAYHDGYFTAYRHLADEDLDVVFHLGDYLYEYAVNSAGGARNYTDRVLPAHFDRETVTLEDYRLRYGLYKSDPDLRAAHAAHPFVVTWDDHETENNYADETPENGVPPEEFLLRRASAYRAYWENQPLRAPQQPSGPDMQLYRRLHFGQLAQFDVLDTRQYRSDQAYGDRAHVSGPESEDPSRTMTGAQQERWLIDGWRASTAVWNVVPQQVNFSRRSLDLTDDPKLSMDAWDGYPASRDRVLDGAKSAGVANLMVLTGDVHVAYAYDIKRDYETPGAEIVGTEIVATSISSGKDGADKPATWETYTTANPHMKFYNGRRGYVTVTLEEQQARADFRTVAAVTTPGAPVTTTASFVTQAGNPGLQQV; this is encoded by the coding sequence ATGACACCCGCGCACACGATCCACTCGCCCGAGCTCAGAGCCGCCGCCCGGCACTTCGGGCGACGCACCTTCCTCACCACCACGTCCGCCGCCGCCGCGCTCGCCTTCGCGGTGAACCTGCCCGGTACCGCGCACGCCGGTACGGTCGACGGCCGCAAGCTCACCGAGAACCCCTTCACGCTCGGCGTGGCGTCCGGTGACCCCCGGCCCGGGTCCGTCGTGCTGTGGACCCGCCTCGCGCCCAGGCCGTACGAACCGGGCAGCGGCATGCCTGACGCCCGGGTCCAGGTCCAGTGGGAGGTCGCCCACGACGCCGCGTTCGCCCGGATCGCCAAGCGGGGCAGCGTCACCGCCCACCCCGAGTTCGGCCACAGCGTCCACGTCGAGGCCCCGGGCCTGGCGGCGGACCGGGTCTACCACTACCGCTTCCGCACCGGCACCTGGATCAGCCCCGCCGGCCGCACCCGCACCGCTCCCGCGCCCGGCGCCGTACTCGGCCGGCTGAAGCTCGCGGCCGTGTCCTGCCAGGCGTACCACGACGGCTACTTCACCGCGTACCGGCACCTCGCGGACGAGGACCTCGACGTCGTCTTCCACCTCGGCGACTACCTCTACGAGTACGCCGTGAACTCGGCGGGCGGCGCCCGCAACTACACCGACCGTGTCCTGCCGGCCCACTTCGACCGTGAGACGGTCACCCTGGAGGACTACCGGCTGCGGTACGGCCTGTACAAGTCCGACCCCGACCTCCGGGCCGCCCACGCCGCGCACCCATTCGTCGTCACCTGGGACGACCACGAGACCGAGAACAACTACGCCGACGAGACGCCGGAGAACGGCGTACCGCCGGAGGAGTTCCTGCTGCGCCGGGCCTCCGCCTACCGGGCGTACTGGGAGAACCAGCCGCTGCGCGCGCCGCAGCAGCCGTCCGGACCGGACATGCAGCTCTACCGTCGGCTGCACTTCGGGCAGCTGGCCCAGTTCGACGTGCTCGACACCCGCCAGTACCGCTCGGACCAGGCGTACGGAGACCGGGCGCACGTCTCGGGACCCGAGTCGGAGGACCCGTCGCGCACGATGACCGGCGCGCAGCAGGAGCGCTGGCTGATCGACGGCTGGCGAGCGTCCACCGCCGTGTGGAACGTCGTGCCCCAGCAGGTCAACTTCTCCCGGCGCAGCCTGGACCTGACCGACGACCCCAAGCTCAGCATGGACGCGTGGGACGGCTACCCCGCCTCCCGCGACCGTGTCCTGGACGGCGCGAAGTCCGCCGGTGTGGCGAACCTGATGGTCCTCACCGGCGACGTGCACGTCGCGTACGCCTACGACATCAAGCGCGACTACGAGACGCCCGGCGCGGAGATCGTCGGCACCGAGATCGTGGCCACGTCCATCTCCAGCGGCAAGGACGGCGCCGACAAACCGGCCACCTGGGAGACGTACACCACGGCGAACCCGCACATGAAGTTCTACAACGGGCGCCGCGGTTATGTGACGGTCACCCTCGAAGAGCAGCAGGCGCGCGCCGACTTCCGCACGGTGGCCGCCGTGACGACGCCGGGCGCGCCCGTCACCACGACCGCGTCGTTCGTGACGCAGGCGGGGAACCCCGGGCTTCAGCAGGTCTGA
- a CDS encoding C-terminal binding protein, which produces MGRPVAVFTDTEDLDPEPGVRMLEDAGFAVRIAGSRDPDVIAPSAADAAALIVGYARVDAALLDRLPALRMIATMSAGYDMVDTEAARRRGVWVANLPSAATEDVAVHAFASALSMVRRLPQADAAVRSGGWNEEFAAGGLPRRASELTLGLVGFGRIARRLATIAAPVFGRIAAYDPHASQADWPAGVERYDDLEPLAAATDVLSLHVPLTPATRGLAGARLLGLIRPGGLLVNVSRGELVDTAALLDALGSGRLAGAALDVFPVEPPPPGDPLRGHPDIRLSPHSAYLSDTSRRAYVCRPAENVIVWHRTGRPLTPVVDPTAPPAVPASAEGAAR; this is translated from the coding sequence ATGGGCCGGCCCGTAGCCGTCTTCACGGACACCGAGGACCTCGATCCGGAACCTGGCGTACGGATGCTCGAGGACGCCGGTTTCGCGGTGCGGATCGCCGGCAGCCGCGACCCCGACGTCATCGCGCCGTCCGCTGCCGACGCCGCCGCGCTGATCGTCGGGTACGCACGCGTCGACGCCGCGCTGCTCGACCGCCTTCCCGCCCTGCGGATGATCGCCACCATGTCTGCCGGATACGACATGGTCGACACCGAGGCGGCCCGGCGGCGCGGCGTGTGGGTGGCCAACCTCCCGTCCGCGGCCACCGAGGACGTTGCCGTGCACGCCTTTGCCTCCGCGCTGTCGATGGTCCGCCGCCTCCCGCAGGCCGACGCAGCCGTCAGGTCGGGCGGTTGGAACGAGGAGTTCGCGGCGGGTGGGCTGCCGCGCCGCGCGAGCGAACTGACCCTCGGCCTGGTCGGCTTCGGCCGCATCGCCCGCCGCCTCGCGACGATCGCCGCCCCGGTGTTCGGGCGGATCGCCGCGTACGACCCGCACGCCTCGCAGGCGGACTGGCCCGCCGGCGTCGAGCGGTACGACGACCTCGAGCCGCTGGCCGCCGCCACCGACGTGCTCTCCCTGCACGTACCGCTCACCCCCGCGACGCGTGGTCTCGCCGGCGCGCGGCTGCTCGGCCTGATCCGGCCCGGTGGGCTGCTCGTCAACGTCTCCCGCGGCGAACTCGTCGACACCGCCGCCCTGCTGGACGCCCTCGGCAGCGGACGGCTCGCAGGTGCCGCGCTCGATGTCTTCCCCGTCGAACCGCCGCCCCCGGGCGACCCGCTGCGCGGCCACCCGGACATCCGGCTGTCCCCGCACAGCGCCTATCTGTCCGACACCTCACGCCGGGCCTATGTGTGCCGGCCGGCAGAGAACGTCATCGTCTGGCACCGCACCGGCCGTCCGCTCACCCCGGTCGTCGATCCCACCGCACCCCCCGCTGTCCCCGCGTCCGCCGAAGGAGCCGCCCGATGA
- a CDS encoding amidohydrolase: MHNPSADPRNDRTLLVTGAAVAVAGTAARAEAVAVRGDRIVHVGTADDARAALGGRADKTLELDGGLVHPGFVDAHCHPVMYGQALAWVDCRPERVPDIDTLVAVLSEAARDLPAGVPVRGFGYEHRRLAERRHPTCHDLDRIATDREVYVMNASGHGGVVNTHTLRACSITAGTPDPDGGSIGRFESGEPDGQLWDAACDRLTGPGGVKIGNHGPNFHLSEPDDIMADHLLRAQETFLAAGVTTVGDAQASRREMETYLRARESGALRMRVSAYLTSALLDTALDLGVVHGFGDDLFRVQGVKFYADGTLGGWTAYFPEGYAADCCHHGQLYHSAEEYTEIVRRAHLVGLQTATHAQSPFAIGMVLDAIEKAQADVPRADMRHRIEHCGLPTDEQITRMAGLGVVPVMQPQHHLRTGDGTLTAVGDLGHRYNPAGACLPAGVPVVFSSDAPVAPPAPLEAVSAAATRRTVLGTVLGDASLRLPVADGLHAHTAAAARALHREHSVGSLATGMLADFVVLDSDPLDADPAELASIAVRETWIGGSRAWAAPGR, translated from the coding sequence ATGCACAACCCTTCCGCCGATCCCCGTAACGACCGCACCCTCCTGGTGACCGGTGCCGCCGTGGCGGTGGCCGGCACCGCCGCGCGCGCGGAGGCCGTCGCCGTACGCGGCGACCGGATCGTGCACGTCGGCACCGCCGACGACGCCCGCGCGGCCCTCGGTGGCCGGGCGGACAAGACGCTGGAGCTGGACGGCGGACTCGTCCATCCCGGGTTCGTCGACGCCCACTGCCACCCGGTGATGTACGGGCAGGCACTGGCCTGGGTCGACTGCCGCCCCGAGCGCGTCCCCGACATCGACACCCTGGTGGCCGTGCTGTCCGAGGCAGCCCGCGACCTGCCCGCCGGCGTGCCCGTGCGCGGCTTCGGCTACGAGCACCGCCGCCTCGCCGAGCGCCGCCACCCCACCTGCCACGACCTCGACCGGATCGCCACCGACCGCGAGGTGTACGTGATGAACGCCTCCGGCCACGGCGGCGTCGTCAACACCCACACCCTGCGCGCCTGCTCCATCACCGCGGGCACGCCCGACCCGGACGGCGGCTCCATCGGCCGCTTCGAGAGCGGCGAGCCCGACGGTCAGCTGTGGGACGCGGCCTGCGACCGGCTCACCGGCCCCGGCGGAGTGAAGATCGGCAACCACGGCCCGAACTTCCACCTCTCCGAGCCGGACGACATCATGGCCGACCACCTGCTGCGCGCCCAGGAGACCTTCCTCGCCGCCGGTGTGACCACGGTCGGCGACGCGCAGGCCTCGCGCCGCGAGATGGAGACGTACCTGCGGGCCCGCGAGAGCGGTGCCCTGCGGATGCGCGTCTCGGCGTACCTCACCTCCGCCCTCCTCGACACCGCCCTCGACCTCGGCGTCGTCCATGGCTTCGGCGACGACCTGTTCCGCGTACAGGGCGTGAAGTTCTACGCGGACGGCACGCTCGGCGGCTGGACGGCCTACTTCCCCGAGGGCTACGCGGCCGACTGCTGCCACCACGGGCAGCTCTACCACTCGGCCGAGGAGTACACGGAGATCGTGCGCCGCGCCCACTTGGTCGGACTACAGACGGCGACGCACGCCCAGTCGCCGTTCGCCATCGGCATGGTGCTCGACGCCATCGAAAAGGCGCAGGCGGACGTCCCGCGCGCCGACATGCGCCACCGCATCGAGCACTGCGGGCTGCCCACCGACGAGCAGATCACCCGCATGGCCGGCCTCGGCGTCGTACCGGTCATGCAGCCGCAGCACCACCTGCGCACCGGCGACGGCACGCTCACCGCCGTCGGCGACCTGGGCCACCGCTACAACCCGGCCGGCGCGTGCCTGCCGGCCGGTGTCCCGGTGGTGTTCTCCTCCGACGCGCCGGTCGCGCCGCCCGCGCCGCTGGAGGCCGTGTCCGCCGCCGCGACCCGGCGCACCGTCCTCGGCACCGTGCTCGGCGACGCGTCGCTGCGCCTCCCGGTGGCCGACGGCCTGCACGCGCACACGGCCGCCGCCGCACGCGCCCTGCACCGGGAGCACTCGGTGGGCTCGCTCGCAACCGGGATGCTCGCGGACTTCGTGGTCCTCGACTCCGACCCCCTGGACGCCGACCCCGCCGAGCTCGCGTCGATCGCTGTGCGCGAGACCTGGATCGGCGGGTCACGTGCGTGGGCCGCCCCCGGTCGCTGA
- a CDS encoding class II aldolase/adducin family protein, whose translation MTAVLPAETAQAPATADEELRLRRELAAVYRLVAHFRMTDLIFTHISLRLPGPDHHFLINPYGLLFEEITASNLVKIDLGGDPVEPTPYPVNPAGFVIHSAIHAARQDARCVLHTHTKAGCAVAAQQGGLLPLNQMSMEFHNRVGYHDYEGVALNLDEQRRLVADIGPHPALILRNHGLLTVGESAAQAFLRMYYLEKACEIQVTAQAGGVPLVVPSAEVCEYTARQLSGEETGDFEDDGAYDLAWAAMLRLLDRVAPDYKD comes from the coding sequence ATGACCGCCGTACTGCCCGCCGAGACCGCACAAGCCCCCGCCACGGCCGACGAGGAGCTGCGGCTGCGTCGCGAACTGGCCGCCGTGTACCGGCTCGTGGCGCACTTTCGGATGACGGACCTGATCTTCACCCACATCTCGCTGCGGCTGCCCGGCCCCGACCATCACTTCCTCATCAACCCCTACGGGCTCCTCTTCGAGGAGATCACCGCGTCCAACCTCGTCAAGATCGACCTGGGGGGCGACCCGGTGGAGCCGACGCCGTATCCCGTCAATCCCGCCGGCTTCGTCATCCACAGCGCCATCCACGCGGCACGGCAGGACGCCCGATGCGTCCTGCACACCCACACCAAGGCGGGCTGCGCCGTGGCCGCCCAGCAGGGTGGGCTGCTGCCGCTGAACCAGATGTCGATGGAGTTCCACAACCGCGTCGGATACCACGACTACGAGGGCGTCGCCCTCAACCTCGACGAGCAGCGGCGGCTCGTCGCCGACATCGGCCCCCACCCGGCGCTGATCCTGCGCAACCACGGCCTGCTGACGGTCGGTGAGAGCGCGGCGCAGGCCTTCTTGCGCATGTACTACCTGGAGAAGGCGTGCGAGATCCAGGTCACCGCCCAGGCCGGAGGCGTGCCGCTCGTCGTGCCGTCCGCGGAAGTGTGCGAGTACACCGCGCGGCAGCTCTCCGGGGAGGAGACCGGCGACTTCGAGGACGACGGCGCCTACGACCTGGCGTGGGCGGCGATGCTGCGCCTCCTCGACCGCGTGGCGCCCGACTACAAGGACTGA
- a CDS encoding MFS transporter, producing MSQPAKPQNPMRAALAALAGTSIEWYDFYAFATAAAIVFDDVFFPADMPPLLKTLSAFGTFAVGFLLRPLGGIVFGHIGDRVGRKKTLVITLLMMGIASFAIGLLPTYAQVGALAPALLITLRLIQGIAIGGEWGGAVLVAVENAPKGRATFFGSFAQLGSSVGALLSTGAFSLMHVWGDEAFKTWGWRVPFLASAVLVIIGLLIRLKLEEAPVMDEIRAQRTEQDKLPVVEVFQTSWRTVLVGVFALATATGGYYVVTSYLLTYGTGELGLSESMLLNGLTLAAFLELAVTPGLSWLGDRVGAHKVVITGLIGVIVLSVPQFMVMGTGSVFLIYAAMLAMRFTMSALYGPIAAILAEGFAPRVRYTGISLSYQICNMIFGGFAPLAAVSLTALAGGHYWPAAALLMLISAIGIWCTKLLHRMRDTRPAPVTSDLDTVSAGV from the coding sequence GTGTCCCAGCCAGCCAAGCCGCAGAACCCGATGAGAGCCGCCTTGGCCGCCCTCGCCGGAACGTCCATCGAGTGGTACGACTTCTACGCCTTCGCCACCGCCGCGGCCATCGTCTTCGATGACGTGTTCTTCCCCGCGGACATGCCGCCCCTGCTCAAGACCCTTTCCGCGTTCGGCACGTTCGCCGTCGGCTTCCTGCTCCGCCCCCTCGGCGGCATCGTCTTCGGACACATCGGCGACCGCGTCGGCCGCAAGAAGACCCTCGTCATCACGCTCCTCATGATGGGCATCGCGTCCTTCGCGATCGGCCTGCTGCCCACCTACGCACAGGTCGGCGCGCTCGCCCCCGCGCTGCTGATCACCCTCCGGCTCATCCAGGGCATCGCCATCGGCGGCGAATGGGGCGGCGCGGTGCTGGTCGCCGTCGAGAACGCGCCGAAGGGCCGGGCCACGTTCTTCGGCTCCTTCGCCCAGCTGGGCTCCTCGGTCGGCGCGCTGCTGTCGACCGGCGCGTTCTCGCTGATGCACGTGTGGGGCGACGAGGCGTTCAAGACCTGGGGCTGGCGTGTGCCGTTCCTCGCGTCAGCCGTCCTCGTCATCATCGGACTCCTCATCCGGCTGAAGCTGGAAGAGGCGCCGGTCATGGACGAGATCCGCGCCCAGAGGACGGAGCAGGACAAGCTCCCGGTCGTCGAGGTGTTCCAGACCTCCTGGCGCACCGTCCTCGTCGGCGTCTTCGCCCTCGCGACGGCCACCGGCGGCTACTACGTCGTCACCAGCTACTTGCTGACATACGGCACCGGCGAACTGGGCCTGTCCGAATCCATGCTGCTCAACGGACTGACCCTGGCCGCCTTCCTCGAACTGGCCGTCACCCCCGGCCTGTCCTGGCTCGGGGACCGCGTCGGCGCGCACAAGGTCGTCATCACCGGTCTGATCGGTGTGATCGTCCTTTCCGTACCGCAGTTCATGGTGATGGGCACCGGCAGCGTCTTCCTGATCTACGCGGCGATGCTGGCGATGCGCTTCACGATGTCGGCGCTGTACGGCCCCATCGCGGCGATCCTCGCCGAGGGCTTCGCGCCCCGCGTCCGCTACACCGGGATCTCGCTGTCCTACCAGATCTGCAACATGATCTTCGGTGGCTTCGCCCCACTGGCCGCGGTGTCGCTGACCGCCCTGGCCGGCGGCCACTACTGGCCGGCCGCGGCGCTGCTGATGCTGATCTCGGCCATCGGCATCTGGTGCACGAAGCTCCTGCACCGGATGCGGGACACCCGCCCGGCACCCGTCACGTCCGACCTGGACACGGTGTCGGCCGGCGTCTGA